AACAAAGACATGTTATGCCTCCAAGATTGTTAACAGAGTGCTTATATAGCCCTGTATATGGATTTATGGTATGCTATGAGGTGTGCAAAATGTCAGGATGAATCAGCTGCTATTTTATTTGGCATGTCTCTTTGCCCCCACATGGTTTTTATTTGTGGGAGGACAATATCAGTGGAATAGAACTCACTGGGCCGTCTATACCGTGAAATCACATTGCTCTTCTGTGACTCATTGATCTATCGATGGCTAATTCTTCTCCGTTGTTGGTTGCTCCGACGAGTGCCGGAGCTCCCGCGACAAAGCTAATCGAACTCTTCGAGTCCTGATGTATATAAGCACGGCAAGCTTCGAGGAGACTCCAAATCTACGAGGCCAAGTCGAAGCACTTTGACGAGACTAAATAGGAAGAGCAACGATTTCGCCGACAAGAAGGTGTGATTTGTTCTGCGGCCGAGGATGATCTCGATGTGGCCACCGTCAGAGGGTGCGAGGAGGTGCGGGAGGACAGCGAAGAGAGCCCGTCGAAGAGCACCAATCGGTGAACGTCGCCATTGAAATCGCCAGCTCAAACTTGGAGTTCTTTGGTGGGTTGAGACTTCTACCTGCGTCTGATATTATTTAATAAGATAAAAGATAACGACATAACATCAACGGTCCCATGGTCTAGTGGTTAGGACATTGGACTCTGAATCCAGTAACCCGAGTTCAAATCTCGGTGGGACCTATTTTTCTATGTTCTTTATTTCCCCTTTTAGCCAACCATTCGTCacaataataaaaaacataaaaataattttgcaaGAATTTTATTAGAATGTACAAAATTAGGAAACAATTACAACATgtcattataaaatattttacaaaatcacAAAGAGTCaccataattttatatatatatatatatatatatatatatatatatatatatatatatatatatatatatatatatatatatattgccagCCACTCATCACAATAATACAAAGAACATAGAAATATTTTTGGAAGAATTTTATTACGATGCACAAAATTAGGAAACACTTTCAACATGCAATTATAGAATATTTAACGAAATCATATGGGTCACTATAATGAGAAGAATGAACATAGGAATATTTTTGGATGCCTTCTATTACTATTTATCTTGTTCATTTCATTTTGCCACCCACAATAATGCAAAGGACATAGAAATATTTTGGCAAGTATTTATTACGatatagaaaattttgaaatgatCTCACAtgtcattataaataaaatattttacaagATCACAAAAAATACAATAATACAAAGAACATAGAAAATATTTCTCCAAGAATTTTATTAGAATATAGAAAATTTTGAAACAATTTCAACGTgtcattataaaatattattttacaaaATCATAGGTCCCAATAAAGCAAAGAACATTGGGAATATTTTTGCAAGACTTACGTTACTGTGTAATCTTATATTGTTCATCTCTTTTTGCCAGCCACTCatcacaataatgcaaagaacatGTAAATGTTTTGACAAGACTTTTATTAGAATGTAGAAAATATGGAAACAATTTCAACAACTCGCTATAAAATATTTTACAGCATCACAAGAATCACATTAATGCAAAGAACATATGAATATTTTTGGAAGACTTCTATTGCAGTGTAGAAAATTTGAAACGATGCCAACATGTCATTATAAAATACTTTGAAACATCATAACAGTCACAATAGTGCAAAGAACGTAGATTCGCAAGACTTTTTTTATAatgcaaaaaaaattgaaatgattTTGACATGTCATTATATAATGCTTTACAATATCATAAGAACCAGAAGAATGCAAAGAACACCGAAATATTTTTGCAAAACTTCTTTTATAATGTAGAAAATTTTCAAACAATGTAAATATGTCCATTATAAAATGCTTTACAAGATCACAAAAATTACAATACTGCAAAGGGTTGGACATAAGAACAACTGCAACAGCTCAATAAAATTAATTGTGAAAACAAGAATAGAATTCCATTCCAAATAACTGTCACATTTTGGTAAAATACTACAGAAGAAGGGCGACTTCAATGAGATCCACCACTTCCCGACATCCCTCACGGGTACATTAATCATCACAAATCATTACTAGATTTTGTGATCCTCACAAATTCACCTCATTACAAAAGCCCAACCTTATTCTGTGTTGAGCGAGATGGGTGCAGGTACACCTTTGCACCTAGTGATTATTGATACTACATGTTATCTCTGTGCCGGCATTACTGGCATGGTGGGGGAAAGATTTTGCCACTATACTCTGCCTTGGCATTGAGACAAGTGGAAAGCGTGTCTCCAGAACCGATATTTTTAAGGTTGATGTTGTGGAGGCTAAGCTTCTGGCACGGTgtccctttgctgcatctgagtaTCACTGCCTCTGGCCTCTTTGTCGTTCCTCGGATGTTCTTGAAGTGGATATCACTGAGCTTTACGCGAGATGCTCTCTGGACAAATGCATGCAGGAAAGAGTTGGGTGATAAACATGTTTCACCATGAATTTAAGTTCGAGTTATGATGTCAAAAAATGAATTAGGATCAAGATGGAATTGAGATAGTTTAATTACTCACCGAATTGTCACACTTGGCAAAGGGGCAGTATGTTTGGTCTATGACGATGGGATAGTCGACATTCTTCATCACAAGGTTGTCAAAGGTCATGTTTTGAACCTTAGTAATGGCAGGTGAATTGGCCCATGTCTTGATCCGTACTCCATTCGTCGTCCCTTGAAAGGTGCTATCCTTTACGATAACATTCTTCACATCTTCTTCATCATTGTACCTCCCCAAGCTTCCAACACTGTCGTCATTGCCACCACcatcaataaaaaagaaatatacataaaaaaagaaaggaatgatAAGCTCGATATGTAAAAATGGCTGACCTGATACCATGGCCAGGACCGCAAGTGATGCCGGAGATTGTCACTAGACTGTTGCCCTGACCGATCGAGATGCAATCATCACCTGTCGCAACCCTCGAGCTCGATATGGTCACACCCGTGCTGCCCTCCAGGTGAATGCCATCAGTGTTGGGGCTGGTGCCCGGGGCACTGATGGTGATGCCACTGCCCTTGAAGTTATGGCAGCCTAGCAGTGCCATGTGGAAAAACTTGCTATTGAGTGATGTTATACCTCTCAGCACCGTATCTTTTGTGTTCACGAACTTCACGGACTGCACACATTATAAGCAGAAGGCATTGTTAGGTCAAACATCTGCTGGTATTGCAAgagaaaaagagaacaaaaaggcAAAAGTTCAATGCATGGAGAGACATGTGGTGTTGGTGTGTGCCCACACAACCCTAAAGCATTGGCCACAAAACAATCCATATACTAAGCATTTTGCTTGCTCACAGAATAATAAGTTTCCATAATATTACCGTCGGCAGGACTTTGCAGTTCTTATCTTTGGGGCACTTGTTGAagggccatgacacagctccttgACCATCGAAGGTCCCTCCGCCGGTCACAGTCAGTCCATCGACATGTCGAAACTCCACCCACCCCTTACCGTTTCCATATTTGCGCAAGTCCGTAGTCGCCCTCAGCGTGCCCTGTGTTTACACGTCCCGAAATGTCCTCGACAATCAGCTTGAATAACTCAATAGCATACTGCAATTTGTGTTCTTTGTAAAAAACTATAAAAGTTATCATGCATTGATCATCACCAGTAGCTGATCTTATGGTTGGAATACCATTTAGAACAAACCAGAGTGATCCCAAGTCTGGTATGAAACTAGTGATGCTTCTAAAAGCTCGAATTTTTGAAGCACTCAGGCTTCTAAATCTCAGTTTCTATCTTTCGAATGACCTTCGGGTTTAGTAAGAACTTACCTGCATTTCGAACTTCAAACTCTGCACATCTCGGCAGGGGCCATTGAATTCAATAGGGTTGAGGAAGTAGGTACCGCTAGGGATCAAAATCTTGACCTGCCCAGATGATTTGCAAGCTGCGTCCCAAGCTGCCAGGAACGCCTGCATCAGGCATCGCAGAGCATGATGAGCCGGTGAGTGAAATGGAGGCATGCAAGTACAGAATCATGTGCATCTTTAGCTCATAGATCATGAGAAAACATTCCTATGTTAATCCTTTCGGCCTTGCACCATAAAACCAAACTCCCTTTCTAGTCATTAATTCGTTGCAAATCAATAGTAAAACCAGAGATAAATCCTATAAAGATGTAATCTTTTTGTTACCGCAAGAGACAAAACCACAAACAGATGGGGGGCAGAGGAGGTGGGACCTTGGTGTCGTCGCTCCGACCGTTGCCCCTGGCACCATACTCCTTCACATTGAAGGTACCGGAGCTCTTGGGCTTTCCTCCGCTCACGTTGGTCCTCGCTCCGTCCACCGTCGCCATCCCATGGCAAATGATGCAAAGGTAAAGCAAGACTAGCTTCATCTCTTTCCGCGTTCGATCTCAGATCACTCTGCTTCTTGATTGGTTCCATCGCCGTCGGGAGGTGGGATTTATAGCTGTTCTCCATCCTCGAGCGTGTGGAGTTGCTTAACTACCGTTAACTACCTCCCCACTCCGTCCCAAGTTC
The window above is part of the Musa acuminata AAA Group cultivar baxijiao chromosome BXJ1-1, Cavendish_Baxijiao_AAA, whole genome shotgun sequence genome. Proteins encoded here:
- the LOC103993330 gene encoding exopolygalacturonase-like, coding for MKLVLLYLCIICHGMATVDGARTNVSGGKPKSSGTFNVKEYGARGNGRSDDTKAFLAAWDAACKSSGQVKILIPSGTYFLNPIEFNGPCRDVQSLKFEMQGTLRATTDLRKYGNGKGWVEFRHVDGLTVTGGGTFDGQGAVSWPFNKCPKDKNCKVLPTSVKFVNTKDTVLRGITSLNSKFFHMALLGCHNFKGSGITISAPGTSPNTDGIHLEGSTGVTISSSRVATGDDCISIGQGNSLVTISGITCGPGHGISVGSLGRYNDEEDVKNVIVKDSTFQGTTNGVRIKTWANSPAITKVQNMTFDNLVMKNVDYPIVIDQTYCPFAKCDNSRASRVKLSDIHFKNIRGTTKRPEAVILRCSKGTPCQKLSLHNINLKNIGSGDTLSTCLNAKAEYSGKIFPPPCQ